Part of the Pirellulales bacterium genome is shown below.
GCGTGGATGATCGCCGATGTCAAACGCCAGCGCGATGCCCAGGAGAACGGCGGGTTTCGGCGCGGCATGTCGTTGGAACGCGCGGCGGAAGCGGCCCGGCTGGCCGAGCTGCTGATTTCGCCCGACGTTTCGCCGCACGATGCCTGCGTCATTCGCGAGAACGCCGTGCGCGTCCACCGCGCGATGCGGGGGCTGACCCACGAGCAGCACCGCGTGGAGAGGCTGCGGATGGGCGGCCATTCGCTCCGCGACATCGCCGCCACCTTCGGTCACTCCGCGTCGTGGGTGCATGAAGTCTGGGAGTCGGGCGCCCAGCACCTGCGGACCAAGCTCATGCGTGGCGAGCGAACGAGGCGAGAGCCCGTTGAAGCCGGAGCGTGAGCGACTTGGCGTTTAGCCGTGCCGGGCAGACGCTAGACACAAAACCCGGTCTGCCGTCTACTGTCTACCGTCTACCCCACTCGCTCGACGGAACCCAGCATGTACGGCGCCATCCAACAGCACCTTGCCCGGCAAATCGACGAAATCCGCCAGGCCGGACTTTATAAAAACGAACGCCAGCTCACGTCGCCGCAACAGGCGCACGTGGCCGTGGCCGAGGGCCAGGTGCTGAACTTGTGCGCCAACAACTACCTCGGCCTGGCCGATCATCCGGAGGTCGTCGCCGTGGCGCACCAGGCTCTCGACCAGTGGGGCTACGGCCTCGCTTCGGTCCGCTTTATCTGCGGCACGCAAGCGCAGCACAAACTGTTGGAGCAGCGGCTTTCAGAGTTCCTCGGCACGGAAGACACGGTACTCTACTCCTCCTGCTTCGACGCCAACGGCGGTCTGTTCGAGACGCTGTTGGGGCCCGAAGACGCGGTGATTTCCGACGAGCTGAACCACGCTTCGATCATCGACGGCATCCGGCTCTCGAAGGCACAGCGGTTCCGCTATCGCAACAACGACATGGGCGATCTGGAAGCGAAGCTCCGCGAGGCACGGTCGGCCCGCTTTCGACTGATCGCCACCGACGGCGTGTTTTCGATGGACGGCATTATTGCGAACCTGCCCGGCACCTGCGCGCTGGCCGACCGCCACGACGCCCTGGTGATGGTCGACGATTCGCACGCCGTGGGCGTCTTGGGGCCGGAGGGCCGCGGCAGCCACGACCATCACGGCCTCGTGGGGCGGATCGATATTCTCACGGGCACGCTGGGCAAGGCCTTGGGCGGCGCCAGCGGCGGCTATACCAGCGGCCGGCGCGAGATTGTGGAGTTGTTGCGGCAGCGGTCGCGGCCTTACTTGTTCTCGAACTCGCTGGCCCCGCCGATCGTCGGCGCGTCGCTGGCGGTGCTGGAATTGTTGAAGACGTCGAGCGATTTGCGCGACCGGCTGCGCGACAACACTCGCTTCTTTCGCCAAGGGCTGATCGAGCGGGGCTTTCAGATCGTGCCGGGCGAGCACCCGATCGTGCCGATTATGCTGGGCGATGCCGCGCTTGCCGGCCGCATGGCAGAGGCACTTTTGGCGCGCGGCATCTACGTGATCGGGTTTTCTTACCCGGTGGTTCCACAGGGAAAGGCGCGCATTCGAGTGCAGCTTTCGGCGGCCCATGCCCACGCCGATCTGGTGCAGGCACTCGACGCCTTCGCGGAAGTCAAGGATTCGCTGGGAATCTGACCCGGATCAATTTGCAATTTGAAATTCGCAATTTGCAATTTGCAATAGTAGGTTTGGGCCGAGCCCGAGGGCGCCGTATCGATTTCAAATTGCAAATTGCAAATTTCAAATTGCAAATCGTGGCTCGCTGGCCCCACCTTACGCCCCGACTAATACGCTTCGATGCTCTTGAAGCAGCCGCCGCCGGAAAGCTGGGCGGCGCGAAGGCAGCGCTCGGCACTGCTGATGATGTCGAACGGACCGAAGTTCTTCGCGGGCACGGCCACCGTCGAGGCGCCGACGCTCACGCTCGCCACGCCGCCGCCCGCAATCCGCTGCCGGACCTCGTGCAAGACGTGGTGCCCGACGTCGGCCGCCCCCGGCCGATCGCAGCCCGGCAAGACCAATGCCAGGCGAGAGGCAGTCAGCTCCAGCGGCGGAAAATGATTCGAACCGGCCGCGCGGCAGGCATCGAAAACGGCGTCGCGGACTTTCTTCGATCCCGCCACTCCCTGCATGAACAGCAGGTCGTCGAGGCCGTCAAGCTCGATCAACAACAGGCTCAGCTCCCGCCGCGTCTGACGGCAGAGGGCCGCGGCCGAGGTGAGGTAGGCCTGTAGAGTGGCATCGACCACGGCGACGGCCGACACGCCGCGGCCGGCCGGGCCACCCCTGCCCGCGGCGCAAGCGGCGACGCTTACGCTACGGGCGGTCGCTGCCGTGGAAGACGTTCGCCGCGGTCCCAGATCCGCTCGTTTTGGCTCGGTAGAGTGCGGGCTGGTGCGTGGCGCGGGGGTCGCCGGAAGGCTCGCCACCGCCGACGAGAGCGAGCGGCCCGCGTCACCGTCGGCAAAGTTCGACAGCTTCTGTGCCAGCCCTTGCCGCCCGCCGTCGAGCAGCTCTTCGGCCGCGTCACAGGCCACCAGCGACAACTGGGTGTATGCCCGTGCCAGCACCGCGTTATAGGCCAGTCCCTGGGAAAGATCGACCGAGAGTACCGCCGCGAGCTGGGTCACGGTCTCTTCGACGGAGGCCGTGATCGCCGCAAGCTGTTTCTCTGAAAACGTCGGGCCGCCGCGGGCCGCTTGCAACAGGGTTGCCAGCGCGTCGGCCCGCT
Proteins encoded:
- a CDS encoding ECF-type sigma factor, whose protein sequence is MAGEEQRFELTDWVLEAIAHRRWRGTNDNPALGKAVLHVEKRLLPWVREQLENERDDTPPDAENLVAEAGCKALLHFDEFTGVTGGEFYRWMETIAAWMIADVKRQRDAQENGGFRRGMSLERAAEAARLAELLISPDVSPHDACVIRENAVRVHRAMRGLTHEQHRVERLRMGGHSLRDIAATFGHSASWVHEVWESGAQHLRTKLMRGERTRREPVEAGA
- a CDS encoding HDOD domain-containing protein; this encodes MEATPDLLAQLLNHSRQLYSLPAVVLEVLELTNAPQLDTNRLKECIERDPALTTKVLRVVNSSLFGLSRRVSDLTQALSVLGTKPLKMLVLGFGLPEPLFAGLARDVLDQFWKHTLTRAVAARELSEKVWRLPGDELFVAGLLKDLGRLVLIQGLGKPYVEVLRKADWPRDEVRALERRLIGFDHIQLTAGLLEQWGLPEMLVAAVQWPDVRAEIELLSGDVRTPAEILHLAERLAELLADERADALATLLQAARGGPTFSEKQLAAITASVEETVTQLAAVLSVDLSQGLAYNAVLARAYTQLSLVACDAAEELLDGGRQGLAQKLSNFADGDAGRSLSSAVASLPATPAPRTSPHSTEPKRADLGPRRTSSTAATARSVSVAACAAGRGGPAGRGVSAVAVVDATLQAYLTSAAALCRQTRRELSLLLIELDGLDDLLFMQGVAGSKKVRDAVFDACRAAGSNHFPPLELTASRLALVLPGCDRPGAADVGHHVLHEVRQRIAGGGVASVSVGASTVAVPAKNFGPFDIISSAERCLRAAQLSGGGCFKSIEAY
- a CDS encoding glycine C-acetyltransferase, translating into MYGAIQQHLARQIDEIRQAGLYKNERQLTSPQQAHVAVAEGQVLNLCANNYLGLADHPEVVAVAHQALDQWGYGLASVRFICGTQAQHKLLEQRLSEFLGTEDTVLYSSCFDANGGLFETLLGPEDAVISDELNHASIIDGIRLSKAQRFRYRNNDMGDLEAKLREARSARFRLIATDGVFSMDGIIANLPGTCALADRHDALVMVDDSHAVGVLGPEGRGSHDHHGLVGRIDILTGTLGKALGGASGGYTSGRREIVELLRQRSRPYLFSNSLAPPIVGASLAVLELLKTSSDLRDRLRDNTRFFRQGLIERGFQIVPGEHPIVPIMLGDAALAGRMAEALLARGIYVIGFSYPVVPQGKARIRVQLSAAHAHADLVQALDAFAEVKDSLGI